A genome region from Bemisia tabaci chromosome 3, PGI_BMITA_v3 includes the following:
- the LOC109038024 gene encoding uncharacterized protein isoform X1, which produces MSQPTKSKKLPLPPGWIAYPSRSHPGRVYFYHSETRQSIWQDRITEVFDLSNSDENAGLIPDEPQLQKALETLSNAPTPLKGKSILDEAIVRPSSPVDSADQAREFGRSKLPNSSELRSLSDHLVSLSRDSFNSDSDSQKSLSSWDKVKSNCSSSKSPDSMPFNEQSAKNCIDSNSNQSALQVDSYSGYQSHICSSTPVTENLSGATLGSLSQQNNQKSCSNSLNRFFSSHSRSSSPIIDSHDVSSIGKLQNCNPSPQSDHSSNSSGSKKNEIWKRMDSNANFSCNKSSVNDRLQKARFSVRNITEKPLAPHKRNEASDRIQGGFNEQNLINNSWSHEPYNRHTPYESESSFLPSEELNLNNTWLCPPNAVAPSRSFNCSAQPQERNVWDSDEQYLSHSRSDAVLRPSNRFSHCSQNPGPSSGRSIFDEFIMGKDKAQAPPSRHNFNNKRKNDEYFQPYSDSRNTALPPLPKHDFNNHRNSDPLFLPHPKSRNMDQFPPTRHNFSNQRNSDLYFAPTHVSRNVDQHPPRKHNFNNQRSSKPHHRRNSDPHFQPHLNSRDMDQLPPPRHNSSNQRNCRPQAQSQKKYPSKRPSRLDPLAQASNRASTFRENSVQNRLLKAQKEVLSRGNPVRPPVSMEPIMHQNNPTRDESFCQNSKFLDVFDRITANSAKILSPHKMLSKFSQERPDVVKWPKNFTDKAPSSDQNKNKYRHSQKRKLDLSEDKSEMKKTETRISLKRKSTSMKVCGESMSEKSNQLNAALEKFKAPLSSSNQKSTSECSDSSSRLTCFSTDTQKKTPPQSDKVLAMESPCTFIRRRTSVEGEFPEFLCEAQSFKNPEHALEQETDEVSSGEPKNILKQKTADKQNLLASKRVQFREELEETIDLEEEDYICAEDQQMMDLDLYDCAKDNPEPPKKSTISKSQGSSVQQRLENARKIERTAINVQQSQSSETALSHKVEPNLQISHTKNEEEPMDWEDIPLPEIMTQVEQTRYFMSMCQQKTTANWLPEQSSITFPPKAEFCIVIDTNIFLSKISFVVRIRDTYFKGLGLPTIVVPWQVVQEIDSLKDRGSTKIKTKANIAKNFLFENLSNKNPRVRGQTMQEHDECQGEDYVAPDDMILKCAIKLIKSGKSVELLTDDKNLVSKAKINNICAYTREQMEQRLNEEKANQACSNLEPTSPADTKLDILTCALKTDLMEYFSVVIKKGMSECFGEKNWAKHCCIKPPWTAISDCLTVLEKHGLSICCKQIPKTHFTKAVKEVQMFFVSQEKGSKVTIPTLMLSIKAIDVVIRFLGAENAFKDDSQVMLKKIEELRKQLSEIGLGTKVNCNSKPDSSHSSAEVEVVFHNVIHPIADQQTTVQPPDSQSLVRVPVSVSSALDRSYIYCKNMCATMCCVFHIPNDLTDVEIVDKKLSKLKDEHTKLKAFIRDLICSFGSLEEAKASAELLSLESDYIDEINEILTKFLNGYLNVSPPIEIPKVDTFQFFTDPQYASVRERGFLQLQELQKLLVKCSSKFKELNVI; this is translated from the exons ATGTCGCAGCCAACTAAATCCAAGAAGTTGCCTTTACCTCCGGGATGGATAGCTTATCCGTCTAGGAGTCATCCCGGTAGAGTGTACTTTTATCACAGTGAAACTCGCCAATCAATTTGGCAGGACCGTATCACCGAAGTCTTTGACTTAAGTAACTCAGATGAAAATGCTGGCTTAATCCCTGAT GAACCACAGCTGCAAAAAGCTCTTGAGACATTGTCCAACGCACCCACTCCACTTAAGGGGAAATCAATTCTTGATGAAGCTATTGTCAGACCTTCAAGTCCAGTAGACTCAGCAGATCAAGCAAGAGAATTTGGAAGGAGCAAGCTTCCAAATAGCAGCGAACTTCGATCATTATCAGATCATCTTGTCAGCTTATCAAGGGATAGCTTTAACTCCGACAGTGACTCCCAAAAATCTCTCTCGTCCTGGGATAAAGTTAAAAGCAACTGTAGCTCAAGTAAGTCACCAGATTCAATGCCTTTCAATGAGCAATCtgcaaaaaattgtattgacTCTAACAGCAATCAATCAGCCTTACAAGTAGATTCATACTCAGGCTACCAGTCACATATCTGCAGTTCTACACCTGTGACCGAAAACTTATCTGGTGCCACTTTAGGTTCTTTGTCTCAACAGAATAATCAAAAATCCTGCTCCAACTCTCTCAATCGTTTTTTTAGCAGTCACTCTCGAAGTTCAAGTCCTATCATAGACTCTCATGATGTAAGCAGCATAGGAAAACTACAAAATTGCAATCCATCGCCACAATCAGATCACTCGAGCAATTCAAGTGGGTCAAAGAAGAACGAAATTTGGAAAAGGATGGATTCTAACGCTAATTTCTCATGTAACAAATCATCTGTAAATGATCGCCTACAGAAAGCAAGGTTCTCAGTTagaaatatcactgaaaaacCGCTTGCACCTCATAAGAGGAATGAAGCCTCAGATAGAATTCAAGGTGGATTTAATGAACAGAATCTTATAAATAATAGTTGGTCACATGAACCCTATAACAGACACACACCGTACGAAAGTGAAAGTTCTTTTCTTCCATCCGAAGAGCTTAATTTGAACAATACTTGGCTATGCCCTCCCAATGCTGTTGCACCATCCAGATCTTTCAACTGTTCCGCTCAACCACAAGAGAGAAATGTATGGGACAGTGATGAGCAGTACCTATCACATTCCAGAAGTGATGCTGTTCTCAGACCTTCCAATCGTTTCTCACACTGTTCTCAGAATCCAG gtcCAAGCAGTGGTAGATCCATCTTCGATGAGTTTATTATGGGCAAAGACAAGGCTCAAGCACCTCCATCAAGGCATAATTTCAACAATAAAAGAAAGAATGATGAATACTTTCAACCCTACTCTGACTCAAGGAACACGGCTCTTCCACCTCTCCCAAAGcacgatttcaacaatcatagAAATAGTGATCCACTTTTTCTACCCCACCCTAAATCTAGAAATATGGATCAATTTCCTCCAACGAGGCATAATTTCAGCAATCAAAGGAATAGTGATCTTTATTTTGCTCCCACCCACGTGTCAAGAAATGTGGACCAACATCCTCCCCGAAAGcataatttcaacaatcaaagAAGTAGTAAGCCTCATCATCGGAGAAATAGTGATCCACATTTTCAACCCCACCTTAACTCAAGAGATATGGATCAACTTCCTCCACCGAGGCATAATTCCAGCAATCAAAGAAATTGTCGCCCACAAGCTCAAAGTCAAAAGAAATACCCATCAAAGAGACCTTCCCGCTTGGATCCTCTTGCCCAGGCTTCCAATCGTGCTTCTACTTTTCGAGAGAATTCTGTGCAAAATCGTTTGCTCAAAGCGCAGAAGGAAGTTTTAAGCAGAGGCAACCCAG tcAGACCACCTGTATCAATGGAACCCATAATGCACCAAAATAATCCTACAAGGGACGAAAGCTTCTgccaaaattccaaatttcttgATGTTTTTGACAGGATCACCGCAAACTCTGCTAAAATACTATCCCCTCATAAAAtgctttccaaattttcccaagAACGACCTGATGTAG ttaaatgGCCAAAGAACTTTACAGACAAAGCCCCATCATCAGACCAGAATAAGAACAAATACAGACACAGCCAGAAACGGAAGCTGGATTTATCTGAAGATAagtctgaaatgaaaaaaaccgaGACAAGAATTTCTCTTAAAAGGAAATCAACATCTATGAAAGTCTGTGGAGAGTCTATGTCAGAAAAATCAAACCAACTAAACGCTGCATTAGAAAAGTTTAAAGCTCCTTTGTCAAGCTCTAATCAGAAATCTACTTCTGAATGCTCTGATTCCTCCAGTAGGCTTACATGTTTCTCTACAGATACTCAAAAGAAAACCCCTCCTCAAAGCGACAAAGTTCTTGCTATGGAGTCACCTTGCACTTTCATCAGAAGGAGAACCTCTGTTGAAGGAGAATTTCCAGAATTCCTGTGTGAAGCACAGTCATTTAAAAATCCTGAACACGCATTAGAACAAGAAACTGATGAAGTCTCTTCGGGAGAGcccaaaaatatattaaaacaaaaaacagcgGACAAACAAAACCTGCTTGCTAGCAAGCGGGTTCAGTTTAGGGAGGAATTGGAGGAAACTATTGATCTGGAGGAAGAAGACTACATATGTGCTGAGGATCAACAGATGATGGACTTAGACTTGTATGACTGTGCGAAAGATAATCCAGAGCCACCAAAGAAAAGCACCATTTCCAAGTCCCAAGGTTCTTCTGTGCAACAACGATTAGAAAACGCCCGGAAAATTGAGAGGACTGCAATCAACGTCCAGCAGAGTCAGTCCTCAGAGACTGCACTGTCCCACAAAGTTGAACCAAATTTGCAAATCAGTCatacaaaaaatgaagaagaaccAATGGACTGGGAAGATATACCTTTGCCCGAAATTATGACGCAG GTTGAACAAACTAGGTACTTCATGAGTATGTGCCAGCAAAAAACAACAGCAAATTGGCTACCGGAACAAAGTTCAATTACTTTTCCTCCCAAGGCTGAATTTTGTATTGTCATCGATACAAAtatctttttatccaaaatttctttTGTTGTACGCATAAGGGACACTTATTTCAAAG GCCTTGGTCTTCCTACCATAGTGGTTCCCTGGCAAGTGGTGCAAGAAATTGATTCTTTGAAAGATCGCGGTAGTACCAAAATCAAAACGAAAGCCAACATTGCAAAGaattttctcttcgaaaatttATCGAATAAAAATCCAAGAGTGCGCGGTCAAACCATGCAGGAGCATGATGAATGTCAAGGAGAAGACTACGTAGCCCCAGAtgacatgattttaaaatgcgCTATCAAACTGATCAAAAGTGGAAAAAGTGTG GAACTTTTAACGGACGATAAGAATTTAGTCTCAAAGGCGAAGATCAATAATATATGTGCCTATACCAGGGAACAAATGGAACAAAGACTAAATG AAGAGAAGGCGAATCAAGCATGTTCCAACTTAGAACCTACTTCACCGGCTGATACTAAACTTGACATTTTAACTTGTGCTCTAAAAACTGATTTAATGGAATACTTTAGCGTG GTAATTAAGAAGGGTATGTCTGAATGTTTTGGTGAGAAGAATTGGGCAAAACATTGCTGCATCAAGCCTCCGTGGACTGCCATTTCAGACTGCCTAACAGTATTAGAAAAACACGGTCTCTCGATTTGTTGTAAACAAATTCCAAAAACGCATTTTACGAAAGCTGTGAAAGAAGTTCAAATGTTTTTTGTTTCTCAAGAAAAAG GATCGAAAGTTACCATTCCTACTTTAATGCTTTCAATTAAAGCCATTGACGTAGTTATACGCTTCCTAGGTGCTGAAAATGCTTTCAAAGATGATTCTCAAGTCATGCTAAAGAAGATAGAA GAATTAAGGAAACAGTTGTCTGAAATCGGCCTTGGCACTAAGGTGAACTGTAATTCAAAGCCGGATTCATCTCATTCAAGTGCTGAAGTAGAGGTCGTTTTTCATAATGTCATCCATCCAATTGCGGACCAACAAACGACTGTTCAACCACCTGATTCCCAATCATTGGTTCGCGTCCCTGTTTCTGTCAGCAGTGCTCTAGACAGATCTTACATTTATTGTAAGAATATGTG tgccACCATGTGTTGTGTATTTCATATTCCGAATGATCTAACAGATGTAGAGATAGTTGATAAAAAACTGTCTAAACTGAAAGATGAACATACTAAGCTAAAAGCTTTCATAAGGGATCTCATTTGCTCCTTCGGAAG TCTGGAGGAAGCAAAAGCTAGTGCAGAGCTCTTGTCTCTGGAATCAGATTACATTGACGAAATAAATGAGATTTTGACAAAGTTTCTTAATGGTTACCTCAATGTATCACCGCCAATTGAAATTCCCAAAGTTGATACATTTCAGTTCTTTACAGATCCTCAGTATGC
- the MED6 gene encoding mediator of RNA polymerase II transcription subunit 6, translating into MANRGAILPVTENPLGLSWHDSAWITILNPANVLDYFSERSNPFYDRTCNNEIVKMQRLSLDQLTSMTGLEYILLHVQEPILYVVRKQHRHSPTQATPLADYYIIAGTVYQAPDLASVVNSRILSSVHHLQSAFEEMSSYTKYHPSKGYTWDMKSGAAAAPQKKDIPAKEEASSIFQRQRVDMLLGELVKKFAPPPMVKPQQPESEVKTEVKEIKTEKQDMKPPPDKKQRTS; encoded by the exons ATGGCTAACCGCGGAGCAATACTGCCTG TAACAGAAAACCCTCTCGGCTTATCATGGCATGATAGTGCTTGGATAACCATCCTGAATCCGGCCAACGTTCTTGACTACTTTTCCGAGAGATCAAATCCATTTTATGATCGCACCTGCAATAATGAAATTGTTAAAATGCAACGGCTTTCATTGGATCAGCTCAC GAGCATGACAGGACTAGAATACATTTTACTGCATGTTCAAGAACCTATTTTGTATGTTGTCCGTAAACAACACCGTCATTCTCCGACACAAGCAACTCCTTTGGCAGATTACTACATCATCGCGGGGACAGTGTATCAAGCGCCAGACTTAGCATCAGTGGTCAACTCAAGAATT TTGTCATCAGTACATCATTTGCAGTCAGCGTTTGAAGAGATGTCATCATACACGAAATATCATCCAAGCAAAGGCTATACATGGGACATGAAGTCTGGAGCAGCAGCTGCCCCTCAGAAGAAGGATATTCCAGCCAAAGAGGAGGCTAGTTCAATATTCCAGCGGCAGAGAGTGGATATGCTCTTGGGTGAACTTGTTAAAAAATTTGCTCCACCTCCAATGGTCAAACCCCAACAACCTGAAA GTGAAGTGAAAACGGAagtcaaagaaataaaaactgaGAAACAAGATATGAAACC
- the LOC109038024 gene encoding uncharacterized protein isoform X2 yields the protein MPFNEQSAKNCIDSNSNQSALQVDSYSGYQSHICSSTPVTENLSGATLGSLSQQNNQKSCSNSLNRFFSSHSRSSSPIIDSHDVSSIGKLQNCNPSPQSDHSSNSSGSKKNEIWKRMDSNANFSCNKSSVNDRLQKARFSVRNITEKPLAPHKRNEASDRIQGGFNEQNLINNSWSHEPYNRHTPYESESSFLPSEELNLNNTWLCPPNAVAPSRSFNCSAQPQERNVWDSDEQYLSHSRSDAVLRPSNRFSHCSQNPGPSSGRSIFDEFIMGKDKAQAPPSRHNFNNKRKNDEYFQPYSDSRNTALPPLPKHDFNNHRNSDPLFLPHPKSRNMDQFPPTRHNFSNQRNSDLYFAPTHVSRNVDQHPPRKHNFNNQRSSKPHHRRNSDPHFQPHLNSRDMDQLPPPRHNSSNQRNCRPQAQSQKKYPSKRPSRLDPLAQASNRASTFRENSVQNRLLKAQKEVLSRGNPVRPPVSMEPIMHQNNPTRDESFCQNSKFLDVFDRITANSAKILSPHKMLSKFSQERPDVVKWPKNFTDKAPSSDQNKNKYRHSQKRKLDLSEDKSEMKKTETRISLKRKSTSMKVCGESMSEKSNQLNAALEKFKAPLSSSNQKSTSECSDSSSRLTCFSTDTQKKTPPQSDKVLAMESPCTFIRRRTSVEGEFPEFLCEAQSFKNPEHALEQETDEVSSGEPKNILKQKTADKQNLLASKRVQFREELEETIDLEEEDYICAEDQQMMDLDLYDCAKDNPEPPKKSTISKSQGSSVQQRLENARKIERTAINVQQSQSSETALSHKVEPNLQISHTKNEEEPMDWEDIPLPEIMTQVEQTRYFMSMCQQKTTANWLPEQSSITFPPKAEFCIVIDTNIFLSKISFVVRIRDTYFKGLGLPTIVVPWQVVQEIDSLKDRGSTKIKTKANIAKNFLFENLSNKNPRVRGQTMQEHDECQGEDYVAPDDMILKCAIKLIKSGKSVELLTDDKNLVSKAKINNICAYTREQMEQRLNEEKANQACSNLEPTSPADTKLDILTCALKTDLMEYFSVVIKKGMSECFGEKNWAKHCCIKPPWTAISDCLTVLEKHGLSICCKQIPKTHFTKAVKEVQMFFVSQEKGSKVTIPTLMLSIKAIDVVIRFLGAENAFKDDSQVMLKKIEELRKQLSEIGLGTKVNCNSKPDSSHSSAEVEVVFHNVIHPIADQQTTVQPPDSQSLVRVPVSVSSALDRSYIYCKNMCATMCCVFHIPNDLTDVEIVDKKLSKLKDEHTKLKAFIRDLICSFGSLEEAKASAELLSLESDYIDEINEILTKFLNGYLNVSPPIEIPKVDTFQFFTDPQYASVRERGFLQLQELQKLLVKCSSKFKELNVI from the exons ATGCCTTTCAATGAGCAATCtgcaaaaaattgtattgacTCTAACAGCAATCAATCAGCCTTACAAGTAGATTCATACTCAGGCTACCAGTCACATATCTGCAGTTCTACACCTGTGACCGAAAACTTATCTGGTGCCACTTTAGGTTCTTTGTCTCAACAGAATAATCAAAAATCCTGCTCCAACTCTCTCAATCGTTTTTTTAGCAGTCACTCTCGAAGTTCAAGTCCTATCATAGACTCTCATGATGTAAGCAGCATAGGAAAACTACAAAATTGCAATCCATCGCCACAATCAGATCACTCGAGCAATTCAAGTGGGTCAAAGAAGAACGAAATTTGGAAAAGGATGGATTCTAACGCTAATTTCTCATGTAACAAATCATCTGTAAATGATCGCCTACAGAAAGCAAGGTTCTCAGTTagaaatatcactgaaaaacCGCTTGCACCTCATAAGAGGAATGAAGCCTCAGATAGAATTCAAGGTGGATTTAATGAACAGAATCTTATAAATAATAGTTGGTCACATGAACCCTATAACAGACACACACCGTACGAAAGTGAAAGTTCTTTTCTTCCATCCGAAGAGCTTAATTTGAACAATACTTGGCTATGCCCTCCCAATGCTGTTGCACCATCCAGATCTTTCAACTGTTCCGCTCAACCACAAGAGAGAAATGTATGGGACAGTGATGAGCAGTACCTATCACATTCCAGAAGTGATGCTGTTCTCAGACCTTCCAATCGTTTCTCACACTGTTCTCAGAATCCAG gtcCAAGCAGTGGTAGATCCATCTTCGATGAGTTTATTATGGGCAAAGACAAGGCTCAAGCACCTCCATCAAGGCATAATTTCAACAATAAAAGAAAGAATGATGAATACTTTCAACCCTACTCTGACTCAAGGAACACGGCTCTTCCACCTCTCCCAAAGcacgatttcaacaatcatagAAATAGTGATCCACTTTTTCTACCCCACCCTAAATCTAGAAATATGGATCAATTTCCTCCAACGAGGCATAATTTCAGCAATCAAAGGAATAGTGATCTTTATTTTGCTCCCACCCACGTGTCAAGAAATGTGGACCAACATCCTCCCCGAAAGcataatttcaacaatcaaagAAGTAGTAAGCCTCATCATCGGAGAAATAGTGATCCACATTTTCAACCCCACCTTAACTCAAGAGATATGGATCAACTTCCTCCACCGAGGCATAATTCCAGCAATCAAAGAAATTGTCGCCCACAAGCTCAAAGTCAAAAGAAATACCCATCAAAGAGACCTTCCCGCTTGGATCCTCTTGCCCAGGCTTCCAATCGTGCTTCTACTTTTCGAGAGAATTCTGTGCAAAATCGTTTGCTCAAAGCGCAGAAGGAAGTTTTAAGCAGAGGCAACCCAG tcAGACCACCTGTATCAATGGAACCCATAATGCACCAAAATAATCCTACAAGGGACGAAAGCTTCTgccaaaattccaaatttcttgATGTTTTTGACAGGATCACCGCAAACTCTGCTAAAATACTATCCCCTCATAAAAtgctttccaaattttcccaagAACGACCTGATGTAG ttaaatgGCCAAAGAACTTTACAGACAAAGCCCCATCATCAGACCAGAATAAGAACAAATACAGACACAGCCAGAAACGGAAGCTGGATTTATCTGAAGATAagtctgaaatgaaaaaaaccgaGACAAGAATTTCTCTTAAAAGGAAATCAACATCTATGAAAGTCTGTGGAGAGTCTATGTCAGAAAAATCAAACCAACTAAACGCTGCATTAGAAAAGTTTAAAGCTCCTTTGTCAAGCTCTAATCAGAAATCTACTTCTGAATGCTCTGATTCCTCCAGTAGGCTTACATGTTTCTCTACAGATACTCAAAAGAAAACCCCTCCTCAAAGCGACAAAGTTCTTGCTATGGAGTCACCTTGCACTTTCATCAGAAGGAGAACCTCTGTTGAAGGAGAATTTCCAGAATTCCTGTGTGAAGCACAGTCATTTAAAAATCCTGAACACGCATTAGAACAAGAAACTGATGAAGTCTCTTCGGGAGAGcccaaaaatatattaaaacaaaaaacagcgGACAAACAAAACCTGCTTGCTAGCAAGCGGGTTCAGTTTAGGGAGGAATTGGAGGAAACTATTGATCTGGAGGAAGAAGACTACATATGTGCTGAGGATCAACAGATGATGGACTTAGACTTGTATGACTGTGCGAAAGATAATCCAGAGCCACCAAAGAAAAGCACCATTTCCAAGTCCCAAGGTTCTTCTGTGCAACAACGATTAGAAAACGCCCGGAAAATTGAGAGGACTGCAATCAACGTCCAGCAGAGTCAGTCCTCAGAGACTGCACTGTCCCACAAAGTTGAACCAAATTTGCAAATCAGTCatacaaaaaatgaagaagaaccAATGGACTGGGAAGATATACCTTTGCCCGAAATTATGACGCAG GTTGAACAAACTAGGTACTTCATGAGTATGTGCCAGCAAAAAACAACAGCAAATTGGCTACCGGAACAAAGTTCAATTACTTTTCCTCCCAAGGCTGAATTTTGTATTGTCATCGATACAAAtatctttttatccaaaatttctttTGTTGTACGCATAAGGGACACTTATTTCAAAG GCCTTGGTCTTCCTACCATAGTGGTTCCCTGGCAAGTGGTGCAAGAAATTGATTCTTTGAAAGATCGCGGTAGTACCAAAATCAAAACGAAAGCCAACATTGCAAAGaattttctcttcgaaaatttATCGAATAAAAATCCAAGAGTGCGCGGTCAAACCATGCAGGAGCATGATGAATGTCAAGGAGAAGACTACGTAGCCCCAGAtgacatgattttaaaatgcgCTATCAAACTGATCAAAAGTGGAAAAAGTGTG GAACTTTTAACGGACGATAAGAATTTAGTCTCAAAGGCGAAGATCAATAATATATGTGCCTATACCAGGGAACAAATGGAACAAAGACTAAATG AAGAGAAGGCGAATCAAGCATGTTCCAACTTAGAACCTACTTCACCGGCTGATACTAAACTTGACATTTTAACTTGTGCTCTAAAAACTGATTTAATGGAATACTTTAGCGTG GTAATTAAGAAGGGTATGTCTGAATGTTTTGGTGAGAAGAATTGGGCAAAACATTGCTGCATCAAGCCTCCGTGGACTGCCATTTCAGACTGCCTAACAGTATTAGAAAAACACGGTCTCTCGATTTGTTGTAAACAAATTCCAAAAACGCATTTTACGAAAGCTGTGAAAGAAGTTCAAATGTTTTTTGTTTCTCAAGAAAAAG GATCGAAAGTTACCATTCCTACTTTAATGCTTTCAATTAAAGCCATTGACGTAGTTATACGCTTCCTAGGTGCTGAAAATGCTTTCAAAGATGATTCTCAAGTCATGCTAAAGAAGATAGAA GAATTAAGGAAACAGTTGTCTGAAATCGGCCTTGGCACTAAGGTGAACTGTAATTCAAAGCCGGATTCATCTCATTCAAGTGCTGAAGTAGAGGTCGTTTTTCATAATGTCATCCATCCAATTGCGGACCAACAAACGACTGTTCAACCACCTGATTCCCAATCATTGGTTCGCGTCCCTGTTTCTGTCAGCAGTGCTCTAGACAGATCTTACATTTATTGTAAGAATATGTG tgccACCATGTGTTGTGTATTTCATATTCCGAATGATCTAACAGATGTAGAGATAGTTGATAAAAAACTGTCTAAACTGAAAGATGAACATACTAAGCTAAAAGCTTTCATAAGGGATCTCATTTGCTCCTTCGGAAG TCTGGAGGAAGCAAAAGCTAGTGCAGAGCTCTTGTCTCTGGAATCAGATTACATTGACGAAATAAATGAGATTTTGACAAAGTTTCTTAATGGTTACCTCAATGTATCACCGCCAATTGAAATTCCCAAAGTTGATACATTTCAGTTCTTTACAGATCCTCAGTATGC